A region of Nitrospinota bacterium DNA encodes the following proteins:
- a CDS encoding cbb3-type cytochrome c oxidase subunit I → MKFPCRHGATAWLGVAITSMAFMGAYAFLIVLSRAPGFNMLFTEQDFFKTALVTHVVLAVVIWFLAFAIFLMYYVTADRQTPRHELFAAGGALMGVLFIVATPFSGPAFPQLNNYVPVLNAPLYFTGLLVFFVSAILGFVFRAPAVYEATVKSKAVEASEGGALLLAGFALVVAVTCFALAAVELNSTPGMDVSRLFFESLFWGGGHVLQFANTAGMMAAWAILGRSLSGGAVVKEKAAWLVFAAMALFIVAGPLYYAKAPVVSTEHRTFFLLLKGWGLSFGPVVFGYAVASRWSAIGGKGSASLGLLASITLFALGGFISLTIEGSDTRIPAHYHGVIGAVTLAFMTMGLSAMTENGRLAVSEKWKKFQLGLYGVGQAMFVIGLFIGGTRGLPRKTFGQAQELDDAMKVLGMGVMGIGGALAITSGAIFVVFMIKALAKRTDA, encoded by the coding sequence ATGAAATTCCCGTGCAGACACGGCGCCACGGCATGGCTGGGCGTGGCCATCACCTCCATGGCTTTCATGGGCGCCTATGCGTTCCTTATAGTGTTGAGCCGCGCGCCGGGTTTCAACATGCTCTTCACCGAGCAGGATTTTTTCAAGACCGCGCTGGTTACCCATGTGGTGCTGGCGGTGGTGATATGGTTTCTGGCCTTCGCCATATTCCTTATGTATTACGTCACGGCGGACAGGCAAACCCCCAGGCATGAGCTTTTCGCCGCTGGTGGCGCCTTGATGGGCGTGTTGTTCATAGTGGCCACCCCGTTTTCCGGCCCGGCTTTCCCGCAGTTGAACAACTATGTGCCGGTGCTGAACGCGCCGCTATATTTCACGGGCCTGCTGGTGTTTTTCGTTTCCGCCATACTGGGCTTTGTGTTCCGCGCCCCGGCGGTGTATGAGGCCACGGTTAAATCGAAGGCCGTGGAAGCCTCCGAGGGCGGCGCGTTGTTGCTGGCCGGGTTTGCGCTTGTCGTGGCGGTGACATGTTTCGCGCTGGCGGCTGTCGAGTTGAACTCCACCCCCGGAATGGATGTGTCCCGGCTGTTCTTCGAATCGCTATTCTGGGGCGGGGGGCATGTTCTGCAATTCGCCAACACGGCGGGCATGATGGCCGCCTGGGCCATTTTGGGCAGGAGCCTTTCCGGCGGGGCGGTTGTAAAGGAGAAGGCGGCATGGCTTGTGTTCGCGGCCATGGCGCTATTCATAGTGGCCGGCCCGCTTTATTACGCCAAAGCCCCGGTGGTTTCCACGGAGCACAGGACTTTCTTCTTACTGCTTAAAGGGTGGGGTTTGTCGTTCGGCCCAGTAGTTTTCGGCTATGCTGTGGCCAGCCGGTGGAGCGCCATAGGCGGGAAGGGGAGCGCGTCGCTGGGCTTGCTGGCCTCCATAACTCTTTTCGCGCTGGGCGGATTCATATCGCTGACCATAGAAGGGAGCGACACGCGGATACCGGCCCACTATCACGGCGTGATAGGCGCGGTTACACTGGCGTTTATGACCATGGGGCTATCCGCCATGACGGAGAACGGCAGGCTGGCCGTTAGCGAGAAATGGAAAAAGTTCCAGCTGGGGCTTTATGGCGTGGGCCAGGCCATGTTTGTCATCGGCCTTTTTATCGGCGGCACCCGGGGATTGCCCCGCAAAACTTTTGGCCAGGCCCAGGAGTTGGACGACGCCATGAAAGTGCTGGGAATGGGCGTAATGGGCATCGGCGGCGCGCTGGCCATCACCAGTGGCGCCATATTCGTGGTGTTCATGATAAAGGCGCTGGCCAAACGTACAGACGCGTAA
- a CDS encoding aldo/keto reductase: MSHVKFRPLGATGLKVSIPCFGGLHLATKLGPREAEKLVRYAVERGINLFDTSRAYMDSEEKIGRGLENIRGDILYCTKSMRRDGTIVEELDASLMALRTGYVDIYMFHSVDREEDYRSVIRRALPAVERARQAGKIGLLGLSTHSRRILELSAREGVFDCLQFPFNHAHRAGLADGLGDEIAGKGIGILAMKPFAGGVLNDPELAVSFIAQYPWAVPLVGFEKKGEIDQIISLFENPPPFDERMRARADAAVARTGSGFCCGCEYCQPCPQGISVAAIMYYPVIERQYGREKMDAVTLQRHFERFENDCDQCRQCESKCPFSLPILEMAPRHHRRFVKLMNGG; the protein is encoded by the coding sequence ATGAGCCATGTCAAGTTCCGCCCGCTGGGCGCCACGGGGTTGAAGGTCTCCATCCCCTGTTTTGGCGGCCTGCACCTGGCCACAAAGCTTGGCCCGCGTGAGGCTGAAAAGCTGGTCCGTTACGCCGTGGAGCGGGGCATAAACCTGTTCGACACCTCCCGCGCCTATATGGACAGCGAGGAAAAAATAGGCCGCGGGCTGGAAAATATCAGGGGCGATATCCTGTACTGCACCAAGAGCATGCGGCGCGACGGGACGATCGTGGAAGAACTGGATGCGTCGCTGATGGCGTTGAGGACCGGTTATGTGGACATTTACATGTTTCACAGCGTGGACCGGGAGGAGGATTACAGGAGCGTTATCCGGCGGGCCCTGCCAGCCGTGGAACGCGCAAGGCAGGCGGGCAAGATAGGGCTATTGGGCCTGTCCACCCACTCCCGGCGGATTCTGGAACTTTCAGCGCGGGAGGGGGTTTTCGATTGCCTGCAATTCCCCTTTAACCATGCGCACCGCGCCGGGCTTGCCGATGGGCTTGGAGATGAGATAGCCGGAAAAGGCATTGGCATATTGGCCATGAAACCCTTTGCCGGAGGGGTTTTGAACGATCCGGAGCTGGCCGTAAGTTTCATTGCGCAATACCCATGGGCCGTTCCCCTGGTAGGTTTTGAGAAAAAAGGGGAGATAGACCAGATAATAAGCCTGTTCGAAAATCCGCCCCCTTTCGATGAAAGGATGCGCGCCAGGGCCGACGCGGCAGTGGCCCGGACCGGGAGCGGATTTTGTTGCGGGTGCGAGTATTGCCAGCCCTGTCCCCAGGGCATTTCCGTGGCGGCTATCATGTATTACCCCGTGATAGAGCGGCAATATGGGCGGGAGAAGATGGACGCGGTGACGCTCCAGCGCCACTTTGAGCGGTTTGAAAACGATTGCGACCAGTGCCGCCAGTGCGAAAGCAAATGCCCATTCAGCCTGCCCATACTGGAAATGGCGCCCAGGCATCACCGGCGTTTTGTGAAACTGATGAATGGCGGTTGA
- a CDS encoding redoxin domain-containing protein — protein sequence MYYARLALILLAGFLASCGDMKNDLLPSGEDRSASAQTEETVVETVADFTLPDTLNRSVSLYETLAGYDGVVLYFTMWCPVCSAHMDHMLANVTPLYPNVKFFLVDYVSGSVEAARTAEVSNGYAISAFTTLVDVNDDLLKTFGATMGTTVVIDSSGAIAMKEDYKDGTALKAALEGLK from the coding sequence ATGTATTACGCTAGACTGGCGCTGATATTGCTCGCGGGTTTTTTAGCCTCCTGCGGGGACATGAAGAACGACCTGCTCCCTTCCGGCGAAGACCGCTCGGCCTCGGCCCAAACGGAGGAAACGGTGGTGGAAACGGTGGCCGATTTCACGTTGCCGGACACCCTGAACAGGTCCGTATCGCTGTATGAAACCCTGGCCGGTTACGATGGGGTGGTACTTTATTTCACCATGTGGTGCCCCGTATGCTCGGCGCACATGGACCATATGCTGGCCAACGTGACGCCGCTTTACCCCAATGTGAAGTTCTTTTTGGTGGATTACGTTTCCGGCTCGGTGGAGGCGGCCCGCACGGCGGAGGTATCCAACGGTTACGCCATCTCGGCGTTTACAACCCTGGTGGACGTAAATGACGACCTATTAAAAACCTTCGGCGCCACCATGGGGACAACCGTGGTGATAGACAGTTCCGGAGCCATTGCAATGAAAGAAGACTACAAGGATGGAACAGCCCTGAAAGCGGCGCTGGAGGGGTTGAAATGA
- a CDS encoding type II toxin-antitoxin system HicB family antitoxin has product MNKYLIFIEKYGDSFSAFAPDLPGCVAVGETIEETEELMRQAIHMHLEDMKQTGESIPSPSAVFRYVEV; this is encoded by the coding sequence ATGAATAAATACCTTATCTTTATTGAAAAATACGGTGACAGCTTTTCAGCTTTCGCGCCGGATTTGCCAGGGTGCGTAGCCGTTGGTGAGACAATTGAGGAAACGGAAGAATTAATGCGCCAGGCCATTCATATGCATCTTGAGGATATGAAGCAAACGGGGGAATCTATTCCATCCCCCTCGGCGGTGTTCCGATATGTGGAAGTGTAA
- a CDS encoding type II toxin-antitoxin system HicA family toxin, with translation MKVKELARLIEKDGWFMVRQRGSHMQFHHSQKKGTVTIAGKPSADVHPFVVNSVLKQADIKTPGAGGGGQNE, from the coding sequence ATGAAAGTGAAGGAACTTGCGCGTCTAATAGAAAAAGATGGCTGGTTTATGGTTCGGCAAAGAGGTAGCCACATGCAATTTCATCACAGCCAGAAAAAGGGGACGGTTACAATCGCCGGAAAGCCGTCAGCCGATGTTCATCCATTCGTAGTAAACAGTGTTCTAAAACAGGCGGATATTAAAACACCCGGCGCGGGCGGCGGAGGCCAGAATGAATAA
- a CDS encoding chemotaxis protein CheW has translation MSDAVTAETGVKPGQQGRGKEGKYLTFVLGEEEYGLDITKVKEIIGVMEITHIPRTPPFIKGVINLRGKVIPVIDLRLKFGMEEAEYTRETVFIVVEESGILMGIVVDTVREVLDIHEADIEPPPQFGTRLNTDFILGMGKIQGKVKILLDIEKVLSAEEAAMLTGLAKED, from the coding sequence ATGAGCGACGCTGTAACGGCTGAAACGGGCGTCAAACCGGGCCAGCAAGGGCGGGGTAAAGAGGGCAAATACCTCACCTTCGTCCTGGGCGAAGAAGAATACGGCCTGGACATCACCAAGGTCAAAGAAATCATAGGGGTAATGGAGATAACCCACATCCCCCGCACGCCTCCTTTCATAAAGGGCGTTATCAACCTCCGCGGCAAAGTCATCCCGGTGATAGACCTCCGCCTCAAGTTCGGCATGGAAGAGGCGGAATACACCAGGGAAACGGTGTTCATCGTGGTGGAGGAGTCGGGCATACTCATGGGCATCGTGGTGGACACGGTGCGGGAGGTGCTGGACATCCACGAGGCGGACATCGAGCCGCCCCCTCAATTCGGCACCCGTCTGAATACCGATTTCATACTCGGCATGGGCAAGATTCAAGGCAAAGTGAAGATCCTTCTGGACATAGAGAAGGTGCTTTCCGCCGAGGAAGCCGCCATGCTTACCGGTTTGGCTAAGGAAGACTGA
- a CDS encoding radical SAM protein has protein sequence MALKYFGWEITHACNLRCLHCVNKTGARRKNELTWDEMLSMIGKIREAGVTTVFFSDGEPLMSPLFMPLARRLRQEGFGLALVTNGTLMTWEMAREIAELKFDVVGISLDGPEPVHNHVRGPAAFGKAAQAARWLKEGGIRLSVTTCVNNVTVDTLPEFAGMVNDLGADEWQLLTLVKSGDLSGDVVYFDKVVADKMDSFVMRVKNGNGYGFNLRVMNCLDQLPVSVGENPFNNRCEAGTTFLCMAADGLVKPCFAQPDDYFLGDMRVESLADIYGRLADPAHPYWSRKYCKGFCNTII, from the coding sequence ATGGCTCTTAAATATTTCGGGTGGGAGATAACCCACGCATGCAACTTAAGATGCCTGCATTGCGTCAATAAAACCGGCGCCCGAAGGAAGAACGAGCTTACGTGGGACGAGATGCTTTCCATGATAGGCAAGATAAGGGAAGCGGGCGTTACAACGGTGTTCTTTTCAGACGGGGAGCCGCTAATGTCGCCGCTGTTCATGCCGCTGGCGCGGAGGCTGAGGCAAGAGGGGTTCGGGCTGGCGCTGGTTACCAACGGCACGCTGATGACTTGGGAGATGGCGCGGGAGATAGCCGAGTTAAAGTTCGATGTGGTTGGTATAAGCCTTGACGGGCCGGAGCCGGTTCACAACCATGTGCGCGGGCCGGCGGCGTTCGGGAAGGCGGCACAGGCGGCGCGATGGCTGAAAGAAGGGGGTATAAGGCTTAGCGTTACTACATGCGTGAACAACGTTACGGTGGACACCCTGCCGGAATTCGCCGGGATGGTGAATGACCTGGGCGCCGATGAGTGGCAGTTGCTCACTTTGGTAAAAAGCGGCGATTTATCCGGGGATGTTGTTTATTTCGACAAGGTTGTGGCTGACAAGATGGACAGTTTCGTGATGAGGGTCAAAAACGGGAACGGCTACGGTTTCAATCTGCGGGTGATGAACTGCCTGGACCAGTTGCCGGTGAGCGTGGGGGAAAATCCGTTCAACAACCGGTGCGAGGCGGGAACGACTTTTCTTTGCATGGCCGCCGACGGTCTGGTGAAACCATGTTTCGCCCAGCCGGACGATTATTTCCTGGGGGACATGAGGGTTGAGTCGCTTGCGGACATATATGGAAGGCTTGCCGATCCGGCGCATCCTTACTGGAGCCGGAAATATTGCAAGGGTTTTTGCAACACCATAATTTGA
- the tsaD gene encoding tRNA (adenosine(37)-N6)-threonylcarbamoyltransferase complex transferase subunit TsaD, giving the protein MNENNLLTLGLETSCDETAASVARGPFEILSSVVASQTDIHNKYGGVVPELASRRHAELISPLAMEALDKARVSIQDIGLVSVTRGPGLVGALLVGVSYAKAFAYARNIPLIGVNHLDGHVYAAFLENPQAPLPMVSLLVSGGHSELFVVREIGKLERLGGTRDDAAGEAFDKVAKMLGLAYPGGPEVERMARQGSAKFHVPVALPGDTMDFSFSGPKTAVKNIIRAQEKAGGVMPVADICASFQKSLIDALIAKTKVAVDVSGAKSISVGGGVACNGALRERMRTLGAALGLPVIIPSVSLCADNAAMIAAVGAYKYLADSANPAFMDYMELDADPAWEP; this is encoded by the coding sequence ATGAACGAAAATAACCTTCTAACACTGGGGCTGGAGACCTCCTGCGACGAGACCGCCGCGTCGGTGGCGCGGGGACCGTTCGAGATACTATCCTCGGTGGTGGCGTCGCAAACGGACATCCATAACAAATACGGCGGCGTGGTGCCGGAACTGGCCTCCCGCCGTCACGCGGAGCTTATAAGCCCGCTGGCGATGGAGGCGCTGGACAAGGCCAGGGTATCCATTCAAGATATCGGCCTTGTATCCGTCACCCGGGGGCCGGGGCTGGTGGGGGCGTTACTGGTGGGCGTGTCCTACGCCAAAGCTTTCGCCTACGCCAGGAACATCCCCCTTATTGGTGTGAACCATCTGGATGGGCATGTGTACGCCGCGTTTCTTGAAAATCCCCAGGCGCCTTTGCCCATGGTTTCCCTGCTGGTGTCCGGCGGCCATTCGGAGCTTTTCGTGGTGCGGGAGATAGGCAAACTGGAACGGCTGGGCGGAACCCGGGACGACGCGGCGGGGGAAGCTTTCGACAAGGTGGCCAAGATGCTGGGCCTTGCATACCCCGGCGGGCCGGAGGTGGAAAGGATGGCCCGGCAAGGGTCGGCGAAATTCCATGTGCCTGTGGCCCTTCCCGGCGACACGATGGATTTTTCGTTCTCCGGTCCCAAGACCGCTGTGAAGAACATCATCCGCGCCCAGGAGAAAGCTGGCGGAGTGATGCCCGTGGCGGACATTTGCGCCTCGTTCCAGAAATCGCTGATAGACGCGCTGATAGCGAAAACAAAGGTGGCGGTGGATGTGTCCGGCGCCAAATCCATCTCGGTGGGCGGCGGCGTGGCCTGTAACGGCGCCTTGCGGGAAAGGATGCGGACGCTGGGCGCGGCGCTGGGCCTGCCGGTGATTATCCCATCGGTGTCATTATGCGCCGACAACGCGGCGATGATAGCCGCCGTGGGAGCGTATAAATATCTCGCAGACAGCGCCAACCCCGCCTTCATGGATTACATGGAGCTGGACGCCGACCCGGCCTGGGAGCCGTAA
- a CDS encoding MCP four helix bundle domain-containing protein gives MNFKNMKLGTKIISGFLAILVIALALGGLAVWNMLNVKTDTTQLAEEYIPEVEIAMEVERYALKSVIDMRSYGYTGDAKQLESGRKNMGEIRKHLKEADELADRAENLVKLKGAMADVSKILAEWEALVNETEKQNKELDTHRVEMTETAKVFVDNVNTYLADQDGKIKAEIKAKAPADKVASRVMKIKLINDVVDFGNAIRVASWQSQALRDPAILDPVMKNFDEIDRIVSEVLATTSQEANVQQLTAIKESAANYKQILADMNEIAKKLQEIGVKRQAAANTTAEKARGVADDGMATTVRLADEAELMLNTASWVMIIGLGVAVVLGLGLAFIITRGITGPMNRIIEGLSESSDQVAAAAGQISSSSQSLAEGATEQASSLEETSSALEEVSGMTRQNADNANQASSLARDTRAEAEKGNQAMGDMINSMKAINKSSEEIAKIIKVIEEIAFQTNLLALNAAVEAARAGEHGKGFAVVAEEVRNLAQRSATAAKDTAALIEEAVKRASEGSDMANRAGEVLHIIVESVKKVTDLVAEIAAASNEQAQGVDQVNTAVSQMDKVTQQNAAGAEETAAASEELNAQAERLKDMVGEMVAMVEGSSSGRFRGAQAGAVKKVKPKGALKAPELHASKEKAAPRRMGAKEPQNPKEPSGGKGKADDIIPLDDDFKDF, from the coding sequence ATGAACTTCAAGAACATGAAACTCGGAACCAAAATCATCAGCGGTTTTCTGGCCATCCTCGTGATAGCCCTCGCCTTGGGCGGTTTGGCCGTTTGGAACATGTTGAACGTCAAGACTGATACAACCCAACTTGCTGAAGAATATATCCCTGAAGTGGAAATCGCCATGGAGGTGGAGCGTTACGCACTGAAAAGCGTGATAGACATGCGGAGCTACGGTTACACAGGGGACGCCAAACAGCTCGAAAGCGGCCGGAAGAACATGGGTGAAATCAGGAAGCACCTGAAGGAGGCCGACGAGCTGGCGGACCGGGCCGAAAACCTGGTGAAGCTAAAGGGCGCCATGGCGGACGTGTCCAAGATACTTGCCGAATGGGAGGCGCTTGTAAACGAGACCGAAAAACAGAACAAGGAGCTGGATACCCACCGGGTTGAGATGACCGAAACCGCCAAGGTTTTTGTGGACAATGTGAACACCTATCTTGCCGATCAGGACGGGAAGATAAAGGCGGAGATAAAGGCCAAGGCCCCGGCGGATAAAGTGGCCTCCAGGGTAATGAAGATAAAGCTGATCAACGACGTGGTTGATTTTGGGAACGCCATCAGGGTTGCGTCCTGGCAATCCCAGGCCCTTCGGGATCCCGCCATTCTGGATCCTGTCATGAAGAATTTCGACGAGATAGACAGGATAGTAAGTGAAGTGCTGGCTACAACAAGCCAGGAGGCCAACGTACAGCAACTTACGGCCATCAAGGAATCCGCCGCCAATTACAAGCAGATTTTGGCGGATATGAACGAGATAGCCAAGAAACTGCAAGAGATCGGCGTAAAACGGCAAGCCGCGGCAAATACGACCGCTGAAAAGGCCAGGGGCGTGGCTGATGATGGCATGGCGACCACCGTAAGGCTGGCTGATGAAGCTGAACTGATGCTCAACACCGCCTCATGGGTGATGATCATCGGCCTTGGCGTGGCGGTGGTATTGGGGCTGGGGCTGGCGTTCATAATTACTCGCGGAATAACCGGCCCAATGAACCGGATCATCGAGGGGCTTTCGGAAAGTTCCGACCAGGTGGCGGCGGCGGCGGGGCAGATCTCGTCCTCCAGCCAGTCTTTGGCGGAAGGCGCCACGGAGCAGGCCTCCTCGCTGGAGGAAACCTCGTCGGCGCTTGAGGAAGTGTCCGGCATGACACGGCAGAACGCCGACAACGCCAACCAGGCCAGTTCCCTTGCGCGGGACACCCGCGCCGAGGCGGAAAAGGGGAACCAGGCCATGGGCGACATGATCAACTCAATGAAGGCCATCAACAAGTCTTCAGAGGAGATAGCCAAGATCATAAAGGTGATCGAGGAGATAGCGTTCCAGACGAACCTCCTGGCCCTCAATGCCGCGGTGGAGGCCGCCCGGGCGGGCGAGCACGGCAAAGGTTTCGCCGTGGTGGCCGAAGAGGTTAGGAACCTGGCCCAGCGTTCGGCCACGGCGGCCAAGGATACCGCCGCGCTCATAGAAGAGGCGGTGAAACGGGCATCCGAAGGGTCGGACATGGCCAACCGGGCCGGTGAAGTGCTCCACATCATAGTGGAGAGCGTAAAGAAAGTAACCGACCTGGTGGCGGAAATAGCCGCCGCCTCCAACGAGCAGGCGCAGGGGGTGGACCAGGTGAACACCGCCGTGTCGCAGATGGACAAGGTGACCCAGCAGAACGCCGCTGGCGCCGAGGAAACCGCGGCCGCGTCCGAAGAGCTGAACGCCCAGGCCGAGCGGCTTAAAGACATGGTGGGAGAGATGGTTGCCATGGTGGAGGGTTCGTCGTCAGGGCGGTTTCGCGGCGCCCAGGCTGGCGCGGTTAAAAAGGTGAAACCCAAAGGGGCGCTGAAAGCCCCGGAGCTTCACGCTTCAAAGGAGAAAGCCGCGCCGCGGCGCATGGGGGCTAAAGAGCCGCAGAATCCTAAAGAGCCTTCCGGCGGCAAAGGCAAGGCGGATGACATAATCCCTCTGGATGACGATTTTAAAGACTTCTAG
- a CDS encoding sulfotransferase, producing the protein MARGKKGEAGERVKERPVFIFASGQRTGSTLLQRLLNTHRDIHIWGEHSGGLEPGLARNLRMARQGLEIAATRDGGAEQFESYRKNRADQWMAAMTPPGPWDDVFRDVFIDLYAGAARDIFGKRRWGFKETLYDAADARFLAGLFPSCRIIFLFRDVQETYRSMRRNSAISPFFSIDTFVGQWVRIVTSFLENAGDKPNVTMAPFSQLIKDPREAMEMVAGFLEVDADGFDMGIIKNVIPGAPEINCPAPNEEELEFIERVAGETRRELKKRFGTAG; encoded by the coding sequence ATGGCGCGCGGCAAAAAGGGCGAAGCCGGGGAAAGGGTGAAAGAGCGGCCCGTTTTCATCTTCGCTTCCGGCCAGCGTACTGGAAGCACTTTGTTACAGCGACTGTTGAACACTCACCGGGACATACATATTTGGGGTGAGCATTCCGGGGGGCTTGAACCAGGGCTGGCGCGAAATTTACGCATGGCGCGGCAGGGATTAGAGATAGCCGCCACCCGGGACGGCGGCGCGGAACAGTTCGAAAGTTACCGGAAAAACCGGGCCGACCAGTGGATGGCGGCCATGACCCCGCCCGGGCCGTGGGATGACGTGTTCCGCGATGTTTTTATAGATCTTTACGCCGGCGCGGCCAGGGATATTTTCGGAAAACGCCGGTGGGGTTTCAAGGAAACCCTGTATGACGCCGCGGACGCGCGGTTTCTTGCAGGCCTGTTTCCATCGTGCCGGATAATATTCCTGTTCCGTGATGTCCAAGAAACATACCGCTCCATGCGCCGGAACAGCGCCATATCACCTTTTTTTTCCATAGACACATTCGTGGGCCAATGGGTCCGCATAGTCACCTCATTTCTTGAAAACGCAGGAGACAAGCCGAACGTGACGATGGCGCCTTTCTCGCAACTTATAAAAGACCCTCGCGAGGCGATGGAGATGGTGGCCGGGTTTCTTGAGGTGGACGCTGATGGATTTGACATGGGCATTATTAAAAACGTGATTCCCGGGGCGCCGGAAATTAACTGCCCTGCGCCTAACGAAGAGGAGCTGGAGTTTATCGAGCGGGTGGCTGGTGAGACCCGGCGGGAGCTGAAGAAGCGTTTCGGAACGGCTGGATAA